Proteins encoded together in one Candidatus Rokuibacteriota bacterium window:
- a CDS encoding UbiA family prenyltransferase has product MQKLRYFVEAIRFEHTVFALPFAYIAMVLAAGGWPGWRIALWVTLAMVGARTLAMSVNRLVDRFVDARNPRTAQRHLPRALLRPWEVATWAAASGLLLLVSAWQLNPLCLKLAPLAIVFLVGYHYTKYFTWTSHWILGFTDGMAAAGGWIAVREAFELPAFLLWFTVTVWIAGFDLIYACQDTEFDRAEGLHSVAARFGVPAALALARGCHALTALALAAVGIVTGLGWVYWIGWLIVAGLLAYENSLVSPTDLSRLNVAFFNVNGYIAVIVLVATVGGLWR; this is encoded by the coding sequence GTGCAGAAACTCCGGTACTTCGTCGAAGCCATCAGGTTCGAGCATACGGTCTTCGCTCTCCCCTTCGCCTACATCGCGATGGTGCTCGCCGCGGGCGGCTGGCCCGGGTGGCGCATCGCCCTCTGGGTGACCCTCGCGATGGTCGGCGCGCGCACGCTCGCGATGAGCGTGAACCGGCTCGTGGACCGCTTCGTCGATGCGCGAAACCCGCGAACGGCCCAGCGCCACCTCCCGCGCGCGCTCCTGAGGCCCTGGGAAGTCGCGACGTGGGCTGCGGCCTCCGGCCTCCTGCTCCTCGTCTCGGCCTGGCAGCTCAACCCGCTCTGCCTGAAGCTCGCGCCGCTCGCCATCGTGTTCCTCGTAGGCTACCACTACACGAAGTACTTCACGTGGACCTCCCACTGGATCCTCGGCTTCACCGACGGGATGGCCGCGGCCGGAGGCTGGATCGCCGTGCGAGAGGCGTTCGAGCTCCCCGCCTTCCTCCTCTGGTTCACCGTGACCGTCTGGATCGCGGGCTTCGACCTGATCTACGCCTGCCAGGACACCGAGTTCGACCGGGCTGAGGGCCTTCACTCGGTCGCCGCACGCTTCGGGGTCCCGGCGGCACTGGCCCTGGCGCGAGGTTGTCACGCCCTCACGGCGCTGGCTCTCGCGGCGGTCGGCATCGTCACGGGGCTCGGCTGGGTCTACTGGATCGGCTGGCTCATCGTGGCCGGGCTCCTCGCCTACGAGAACTCGCTCGTCTCCCCGACGGATCTGTCCCGCCTGAACGTCGCCTTCTTCAACGTCAACGGCTACATCGCGGTGATCGTCCTCGTCGCGACCGTGGGCGGGCTGTGGCGGTAG
- the queD gene encoding 6-carboxytetrahydropterin synthase QueD: MRLSTEFTFDAAHRILGHPGKCAFLHGHTYHLEVTVGAENLDRLGMIIDFDDLRTIVRKAVLDQWDHATLLSAEDPLCAAIERVQAEAPEKVVRLDGNPTAEILTREAWRAIGSALPRGISLERVAIRETPTCSSELTRERA; the protein is encoded by the coding sequence ATGCGTCTCAGCACTGAGTTCACGTTCGACGCAGCCCACCGCATCCTGGGCCACCCGGGCAAGTGCGCGTTCCTCCACGGCCACACCTATCATCTGGAGGTCACGGTGGGCGCCGAGAATCTGGATCGGCTCGGCATGATCATCGACTTCGACGACCTGAGGACCATCGTCAGGAAGGCGGTGCTGGACCAGTGGGACCACGCGACACTCCTCTCCGCCGAGGATCCGCTCTGCGCGGCCATCGAGCGGGTCCAGGCGGAGGCGCCGGAAAAAGTGGTGCGCCTGGACGGGAACCCGACGGCGGAGATCCTCACGCGGGAGGCGTGGCGCGCGATCGGCTCGGCCCTCCCCCGAGGGATCTCGCTCGAACGCGTCGCGATCAGGGAGACCCCGACCTGCTCGAGCGAGCTGACCCGCGAGCGCGCGTGA
- a CDS encoding 7-carboxy-7-deazaguanine synthase QueE, translating into MTPATTGRIAECFLSIQGEGVTAGVPAVFFRLQGCSVGCQWCDTKYSWDPAGGHEVSLESLTELAAAFACRRAVITGGEPLESPLFVPLVEGLKHHGFTIEVETSGTLPPPPGPVDQWNVSVKLAGSGVSEEKRINPAAIGAFLQLGAWWKFVVVDERDVAEVLRLGERFALPRERILLMPEGVRREEILERSLWVVEECRRHGFRYSPRLHILLWGARRGV; encoded by the coding sequence GTGACACCCGCCACCACCGGCCGGATCGCCGAGTGCTTCCTCTCTATCCAGGGAGAAGGCGTCACCGCCGGCGTGCCCGCGGTCTTCTTCCGACTCCAGGGCTGCTCGGTGGGATGCCAGTGGTGCGACACCAAGTACTCCTGGGATCCTGCCGGCGGCCACGAGGTCTCCCTCGAGAGCCTGACCGAGCTGGCCGCCGCGTTTGCCTGCCGGCGGGCTGTCATTACCGGGGGCGAGCCGCTCGAGTCTCCGCTCTTCGTGCCGCTCGTGGAAGGCCTCAAGCACCACGGCTTCACGATCGAGGTCGAAACCTCGGGAACTCTGCCTCCGCCACCCGGCCCCGTTGACCAGTGGAACGTGTCGGTGAAGCTGGCGGGGTCGGGGGTATCGGAGGAGAAGCGGATCAACCCGGCGGCGATCGGCGCGTTCCTCCAGCTCGGCGCCTGGTGGAAGTTCGTCGTGGTGGACGAGCGCGATGTCGCCGAGGTGCTCCGGCTGGGCGAGCGTTTCGCCCTTCCGCGTGAGCGGATCCTGCTGATGCCGGAGGGGGTGCGGCGAGAAGAAATTCTCGAGCGCTCGCTCTGGGTCGTGGAGGAGTGCCGGCGCCACGGCTTCAGGTACTCGCCGCGCCTCCACATTCTCCTCTGGGGCGCGCGGCGAGGCGTGTGA
- a CDS encoding UbiD family decarboxylase, with the protein DEIVFAGWLRGAGVEMVRGKTVDVDVPAHAEIILEGYVDPSERRREGPFGDHTGYYSLARDYAVFHLTAVTHRKNPIYPTIIVGRPPQEDYWLGKATERIFLPIIRLLLPEVVDINMPAEGIFHNLVIVSIKKRYPGQARKVMYALWGLGLMMLAKTIVVVSEHVNVHDLSEVAWRATGNIDPRRDLVLIEGPMDDLDHAALRHRYGGKLGIDATEKGPLDNIEQQWPEEIVMTEEIKALVTHRWGDYFSEGGSPPPQGSPPRNR; encoded by the coding sequence GACGAGATCGTCTTCGCGGGCTGGCTCCGCGGAGCCGGCGTGGAGATGGTCAGGGGCAAGACGGTCGACGTGGACGTGCCGGCGCACGCCGAGATTATCCTCGAAGGCTACGTGGACCCCTCCGAGCGCCGCCGCGAGGGTCCGTTCGGCGACCACACCGGCTACTACTCGCTCGCGCGCGACTACGCGGTCTTCCACCTGACGGCCGTCACGCACCGGAAGAATCCGATCTACCCGACGATCATCGTGGGCCGGCCGCCCCAGGAGGACTACTGGCTCGGCAAGGCCACCGAGCGAATCTTCCTGCCCATCATCCGCCTCCTCCTCCCCGAGGTCGTGGACATCAACATGCCCGCCGAGGGGATCTTCCACAACCTGGTGATCGTCTCGATCAAGAAGCGCTACCCGGGGCAGGCGCGCAAGGTGATGTACGCCCTCTGGGGGCTCGGCCTCATGATGCTCGCCAAGACGATCGTCGTGGTGAGCGAGCACGTGAACGTCCACGACCTCTCGGAGGTGGCCTGGCGGGCCACGGGGAACATCGATCCCAGGCGCGACCTCGTGCTCATCGAGGGCCCCATGGACGACCTGGACCACGCCGCCCTCCGCCACCGCTACGGCGGCAAGCTCGGGATCGACGCGACGGAGAAGGGGCCGCTGGACAACATCGAGCAGCAGTGGCCCGAAGAGATCGTGATGACAGAGGAGATCAAAGCCCTCGTGACCCACCGCTGGGGCGACTACTTCTCTGAGGGGGGTTCGCCCCCCCCTCAGGGCTCCCCCCCGCGGAACAGGTAA
- the queC gene encoding 7-cyano-7-deazaguanine synthase QueC, with translation MMKPAVVLLSGGLDSATTLAIARDQGYVPYALSFAYGQRHSRELESARRVAASLGAKEHLILALDLRLIGGSALTGDLPVPKGRSPEEIGSGIPVTYVPARNTIFLAHALGWAEVLRVEDLFFGANFYDYSGYPDCRPEYIEAFERLANLATKAGVEGQSHFKVHTPLIRMTKAEIIRKGHALGVDFALTWSCYEPTSDGRACGGCDSCLLRKKGFAEAGLADPLPYAA, from the coding sequence GTGATGAAGCCGGCAGTGGTCCTCCTCTCGGGCGGCCTCGACTCGGCGACGACGCTGGCGATCGCCCGGGACCAGGGCTATGTTCCCTACGCCCTCTCCTTCGCCTACGGCCAGCGCCACAGCCGCGAGCTCGAGTCGGCCAGGCGCGTGGCCGCCTCGCTCGGCGCCAAGGAGCACCTGATCCTGGCGCTGGACCTCAGGCTGATCGGCGGCTCGGCGCTGACCGGAGACCTCCCGGTGCCGAAGGGGCGGAGCCCTGAGGAGATCGGTTCAGGGATCCCTGTTACCTATGTCCCCGCGCGCAACACGATCTTCCTTGCCCACGCCCTGGGCTGGGCCGAGGTGCTCCGGGTAGAGGACCTCTTCTTCGGCGCAAATTTTTACGATTATAGTGGCTATCCCGACTGCCGCCCCGAGTACATCGAGGCCTTCGAGCGACTGGCCAACCTGGCCACGAAGGCCGGCGTCGAGGGGCAGAGCCACTTCAAGGTTCACACGCCGCTGATCAGGATGACCAAGGCGGAGATTATCCGTAAAGGCCACGCTCTCGGCGTGGACTTCGCGCTGACCTGGTCCTGCTACGAGCCTACGAGCGACGGCAGGGCCTGCGGTGGCTGCGACAGCTGCCTGCTGAGAAAAAAAGGCTTCGCCGAGGCAGGCCTCGCCGACCCCCTCCCCTACGCCGCATGA
- the ubiE gene encoding bifunctional demethylmenaquinone methyltransferase/2-methoxy-6-polyprenyl-1,4-benzoquinol methylase UbiE: MANQEKARYVREMFTRIAHRYDLMNGLMTLGRDQAWRRIAVSMTDPPGGLALDVATGTGDLALALLETSHVRRVVGLDFSEGMLRVGRAKLSLKDRARRVSLVAGDALALPFRDATFACVTSAFLLRNLADLEQGLAEMRRVTRPGGRVMAIEITQPTLRGFGSLFRWYFHGLVPRIGRLVSGDAEAYSYLPQSVDRFLPPAELAQLMESAGFREVRYRRVGIGTVTIHVGSAPVA; this comes from the coding sequence ATGGCTAATCAGGAGAAGGCGCGGTACGTGCGGGAGATGTTCACCCGCATCGCCCATCGCTACGACCTGATGAACGGCCTCATGACGCTCGGTCGCGACCAGGCGTGGCGCCGGATCGCGGTCAGCATGACGGACCCCCCGGGAGGGCTCGCCCTCGACGTGGCCACGGGGACCGGAGACCTGGCCCTCGCGTTGCTGGAGACCTCGCACGTGCGACGCGTCGTGGGCCTGGACTTCTCCGAGGGGATGCTCCGCGTGGGTCGGGCGAAGCTCAGCCTGAAGGATCGGGCGCGCCGGGTGAGCCTCGTCGCCGGCGACGCCCTCGCGCTCCCGTTTCGAGACGCGACGTTCGCCTGCGTGACCTCGGCGTTCCTCCTGCGCAACCTGGCCGACCTCGAGCAGGGCCTCGCCGAGATGCGGCGTGTGACGCGCCCCGGCGGGCGGGTGATGGCCATCGAGATTACCCAGCCGACGCTGCGCGGCTTCGGCTCTCTCTTCCGGTGGTACTTCCACGGGCTGGTCCCGCGGATCGGGAGGCTCGTCAGCGGGGACGCTGAAGCCTACTCGTACCTCCCTCAATCGGTGGACCGCTTCTTGCCTCCCGCCGAGCTGGCGCAGCTCATGGAATCAGCGGGCTTCAGGGAAGTACGCTACCGGCGCGTCGGGATCGGGACGGTCACGATTCACGTCGGATCGGCCCCCGTCGCTTGA